ATAAAGGAATAAATTTAATGTTGGGTTACACTTCGTTTCACCCAACCTACAATTATCCTTAACTACAACTGGTACTAAGTTTCGCTAACTGAAACTTGTGTCATATCGCAATACATTGTAGAGATTTCACGATAATATAATATCAAAGACCTCAGAATAGCCTAATGACTCAAATGCAGTCTCAAAAAAGCTTATATGAGCAAGATCTTGTTGCTTGGTTGGATGATACCGTTGTAAAGCTCAAAAATGGTCAGTTTGATGATATTGACATTGATTGTTTGATTGAGGAGATACAAGGGTTGTCAGGACGGGATAAACGAGAACTAGAAAGTCGCTTAGAAGTTTTGCTAACTCACCTACTCAAACGTATCTATGTAGAATCCACAAATGACTATCGTGGATGGGAAGTGACTATCAGGGAGCAACGCAAACAAATAAAAAGGATGCTCAAGCAATCACCCAGTTTGAAAAACTATCTCCAAGAAAATTTTTCTCCTGTCTGGGAAAGTGCGCTATTGGAGGTGCGAGAAGATTACCCCACGACTACTTTTCCGGAAAAATGGCAATTCAGCGATGAGATAGAAGTTTTGCTGAGTGAAAGTTTTTGGTAGCAAGGGAAATTACTTACCAAAACTGTAAATTGTTTGTGTTTGTAACTGCTGGCAGCAAATACTAGAAGGCAAAGTACCCTCAGGGAAGGTAGAGCGATCGCACTGCACCTGTAAATGACTCAAAGGGTCACTACCCCCAGAAATCAAGAATTCTAATTTCTGTACATAGGGTAAAGTCATCATCCCATCTAAAATCTCTCCTACGGCTTTTACGTAGGGATGGTCTGCTTGTTGATACCAGTCCTCTGCTGCCATATCTGCTTGGTCAAAACCTAGATGTACTGCCAAGGATGGATTATCAAAGACTGCATTCGCTAAGGGTCGAGCATCTTCTCGTAGTAGTAAATCATGCATCTTAGCTAAATGGCGTAATTTTTCCAAGCGTTCGTAGCGCTCTGTCACCCCCTGGGGGTCATCTTGCCATTGAATTGCTACACTCACCAAATAGGTTTGTAGCAACATATGACCAAGTTTATTGGCTTTAGTTGTTAAATAGTAGGTGTTGTAGTCGTTTGCTTCAATTAATAGGGGTACTCGGTCTACCACCTCTAGGTCATAACCCTTCAAACCAGCAATTTTACGAGGATTATTGGTAATCAAACGTATTTGATGTACCCCTAAATCCATGAGGATTTGTGCCCCCATACCATAGTCTCGTAGGTCAGCAGGAAAACCTAGACGCTCGTTTGCTTCCACCGTATCCAAGCCCATATCTTGCAGGGAATATGCCTTGAGTTTATTAATTAAACCAATTCCTCGTCCTTCCTGGCGCAGGTATACGACGACACCCTTACCGGCACTCTCAATCATTTTGAGGGCACTTTCTAACTGCATACGGCAGTCACAACGTAGGGAGCCTAAAGCATCACCAGTCAAGCATTCCGAATGCATTCGCACCATGACAGGCTCATCTTTAAAAGTGCTGGGGTCGCCTTTGACAATGGCTACGTGTTCCGTATTATTAACTGTATGACGGTAGCCGTAGATAGAAAATTGACCGAATTTTGAGGGTAACTTAGTGACGGCATCACGAACAACTAAGCGGTCATATTTCAGGCGGTAACTAATTAAATCGGCAATACTAATAATTTTGAGGTCATGGCGTTGGGCATATTCTACCAGCTGGGGTAAACGTGCCATGGAACCGTCTTGGTTTTGAATTTCACAGATAATTCCTGCGGGGTATAAACCAGCAAGTCGGGATAAATCTACTGCCGCTTCCGTATGTCCTGCACGCTTGAGAACGCCCCCTTCCCTAGCTCTGAGGGGGAAAATATGACCAGGACGACGCAAATCCTCTGGTTTGGTGTGGGGGTTCAGGGCAATTTGAATCGTGCGTGCGCGATCGTCGGCAGAAATACCCGTGGAGACACCCAACTGGGGACTAGCGTCAATACTGACGGTAAAAGCTGTCTGGTTCGGGTCAGTAATGTTAGTCACCATCAAAGGTAAGTCTAATTCATCCAGGCGATCGCCAGTCATCGCTAGACAAATTAGCCCACGAGCTTCCACTGCCATAAAATTAATCATGTCAGGGGTGACAAACTGAGCTGCGCCAATCAAATCGCCTTCGTTTTCGCGGTTCTCGTCATCTACTACCACGATGACACGACCTGCTTTCAGTTCTGCAAGGGCAACTTCAATCGAATCAAACTTAAATACTGGTTGAGAGGTAGACTTGGACTGCGACACAGAGAATTATTAGCTACCAGGCGTAATTTTTTTTAACATTCTTTTCTCTTTAATTGTACCGCTTTTAGTAAATGCTGGGAATAATCCTCACCTGAGATTTGACAAAATATGTGATTCTGACAAAGGTAAAGATTGAAGAAACAGCATATCCCTCACCCGTTTTGTCGAAAATTCTTTCTGCGAGGGTTGTCGGATGTGTCTACATTCTTCACCATTCATCTAAAATTGGGTTTTAGTACTTAAATCTCGCCTAACTCGAAAACTTGGGAAGCAATGTTTTTGCAATTGCTCCTTTAGTCACCATGACCCAGGAGAATTAATCAATAACTCCAAGTTTCAAGATGGATGAGGTTTAATTTAGTGCAGCAAAGAGTCAACAGCCAGTTTTTTGCTGGTTAGTAGATTGATGTAAATAAAATAACTGAAGAAAATTACCTATGACTCATGGCTCAGGTATGGTTAAAGCAAATTCAAGAGACAATCTATCAAACCTAGAATTAAGAACTTTGTTCCCTCTAGTACCACTACGAAATATTTTTATTTTCGATAGTGAATAGCCTGTAAGAAAAAAGTAGCAAGAAAGAGATAACAGTACAATAGGTGATTAATAGAACTCTTATAAAAGTAATTTTGCCAATCCAAGGAAAAGAGTACAGAGTGAAAAATCCTTCTCTGACTTTTGCAAGAAGTCTCATCTATTACCAAGTACTGAAAACTCAATGACTGATATCCTTTTTCATCCAGGTGATTGGGATTTACCCATAGCTGAAATGAGTTAGTTATACCGATTCAAAAAATGTTTACGACAGATACCCCACCCGCCCTATCGGGCACCCTCCCCGATTTCGGGGAGGGTACTCTGCGAGAAGCTGCTCCGCGTCTATGGGCTACCCATTAGTCACATCTTTCTTAACAATTCTGAAACCCTTGTTCTGTAGTCATCTTAAACGCTGAGGTGTCAGGCATACTTGACAGATTGCTTCTTACTATTCTCACTAAAATAGGATTTTTATTGAGAATTGACGACGAAGGAATCAGGGTTAGAAAAAGCGTGAGTGAATACTCTCGTAAATGTTGCGAAAGATCCGGGTAATGGATAGGTCTATGGGGAGGGGTTTTGTCCATGTGTCGTATTGTTTTTTCAAATTGGTATTAGTTGTAATTTTCAATCAAGTTCATATCTATCTACTTTGTTGATTTACAGTGAATGATTCCAGACAAGTAAGGATTTGATAATCATGGGTAATTATAGGCGCGTACCTGTTGCAATAGTTGGCGCGTCAG
The Calothrix sp. 336/3 DNA segment above includes these coding regions:
- a CDS encoding DUF29 domain-containing protein, with protein sequence MTQMQSQKSLYEQDLVAWLDDTVVKLKNGQFDDIDIDCLIEEIQGLSGRDKRELESRLEVLLTHLLKRIYVESTNDYRGWEVTIREQRKQIKRMLKQSPSLKNYLQENFSPVWESALLEVREDYPTTTFPEKWQFSDEIEVLLSESFW
- the ribBA gene encoding bifunctional 3,4-dihydroxy-2-butanone-4-phosphate synthase/GTP cyclohydrolase II, whose translation is MSQSKSTSQPVFKFDSIEVALAELKAGRVIVVVDDENRENEGDLIGAAQFVTPDMINFMAVEARGLICLAMTGDRLDELDLPLMVTNITDPNQTAFTVSIDASPQLGVSTGISADDRARTIQIALNPHTKPEDLRRPGHIFPLRAREGGVLKRAGHTEAAVDLSRLAGLYPAGIICEIQNQDGSMARLPQLVEYAQRHDLKIISIADLISYRLKYDRLVVRDAVTKLPSKFGQFSIYGYRHTVNNTEHVAIVKGDPSTFKDEPVMVRMHSECLTGDALGSLRCDCRMQLESALKMIESAGKGVVVYLRQEGRGIGLINKLKAYSLQDMGLDTVEANERLGFPADLRDYGMGAQILMDLGVHQIRLITNNPRKIAGLKGYDLEVVDRVPLLIEANDYNTYYLTTKANKLGHMLLQTYLVSVAIQWQDDPQGVTERYERLEKLRHLAKMHDLLLREDARPLANAVFDNPSLAVHLGFDQADMAAEDWYQQADHPYVKAVGEILDGMMTLPYVQKLEFLISGGSDPLSHLQVQCDRSTFPEGTLPSSICCQQLQTQTIYSFGK